One genomic segment of Pseudoalteromonas sp. GCY includes these proteins:
- a CDS encoding phosphopantetheine-binding protein — MSSLESITQFIKQDIIVDNLEVVDSIDEIEDDAQLIGDGLDLDSIEVLDLVVSIEKKYNLKFKDYPEQTIQEKMKNVSTLASFVHEQVEAQTTAEAC, encoded by the coding sequence ATGAGTAGCTTAGAATCAATAACACAATTTATTAAACAAGACATCATTGTAGACAATTTAGAAGTGGTAGATAGCATTGATGAAATCGAAGATGATGCTCAACTTATCGGTGACGGCCTAGACTTAGACAGCATCGAGGTGCTCGATCTTGTGGTATCTATCGAGAAAAAATACAACCTTAAGTTCAAAGATTACCCAGAACAAACCATTCAAGAAAAAATGAAAAACGTCAGTACCTTAGCTAGCTTTGTTCACGAACAAGTTGAAGCACAAACAACAGCAGAAGCTTGTTGA
- a CDS encoding HAL/PAL/TAL family ammonia-lyase, with product MNQYNTEKEAIQVEKKLGSIVFISQDQSLSLESVQDYAAQPLSKVKLDELALKARIEQNRQYLDNKLANQEDIYGVTTGFGNSASNRISTSLSEELQQNLIAYHGCGVGDYLSESDCAATLLIRMNCNAKGFSGVSWELLAQMETFLNNRIIPAIPSMGSVGASGDLTPLSYVGAALGGKRKVYYQGQLRETAEVLEELNIAPYKLKPKEGLAIMNGTSVMSAIATNALKDIRRGIDLSCKLIALYVELIEGRASPFHKRVHELKPHRGQQICAEKILERLTNVDQRLGRRNRTDDNIEFGKQETFRLQDSYSIRCSPQVLGPLIDAEMWASQILTTEINSVNDNPLFDDENDLILNAGHFYGGHVAAVCDTLKPLVANMGALLERELGILVDDRLNGGISNNLVAREDLGDKAWVHHGFKAMQITSSSLVAEALKNAGPMSVFSRTTEALNQDIVSMGTIAARDLRRITDLIKPVIAIQAMAIRQAFYVHGKDAKAEKLNALSREFFDEISSNFQPVIEDRPMDVEINNMVNALFNEQ from the coding sequence ATGAACCAGTACAACACAGAAAAGGAAGCAATTCAGGTCGAGAAAAAGCTCGGTAGTATTGTTTTCATCTCGCAAGATCAGTCACTTTCTCTGGAGTCAGTGCAAGATTACGCAGCTCAGCCCTTGTCCAAAGTAAAATTGGACGAATTGGCACTAAAAGCTAGAATCGAGCAAAACCGTCAATACCTGGACAATAAATTAGCAAATCAAGAAGATATATACGGCGTGACGACTGGTTTTGGTAACTCAGCAAGTAACCGTATTTCGACTTCTCTCTCTGAAGAATTACAACAAAACCTCATTGCTTATCATGGCTGTGGCGTTGGTGATTACCTTTCAGAGTCTGATTGTGCCGCAACTTTATTGATACGTATGAACTGTAATGCCAAGGGCTTTTCGGGCGTTAGTTGGGAATTGCTGGCGCAAATGGAAACCTTCCTAAATAACCGCATCATCCCAGCTATCCCTTCTATGGGTTCAGTCGGTGCGAGTGGCGACTTAACACCACTTTCTTATGTCGGTGCCGCACTTGGTGGCAAGCGTAAAGTGTACTATCAAGGACAACTGCGTGAAACCGCTGAAGTATTAGAAGAACTAAACATTGCGCCATACAAGCTAAAGCCGAAAGAAGGTTTAGCTATCATGAATGGTACTTCGGTTATGTCTGCTATCGCCACGAATGCGCTGAAAGACATCCGCCGCGGCATTGATTTAAGCTGTAAACTGATCGCGCTTTATGTCGAGCTTATCGAAGGTCGTGCATCGCCATTCCATAAACGCGTACACGAACTTAAACCACACCGCGGACAGCAGATCTGCGCAGAGAAAATTCTAGAACGCTTAACTAACGTCGATCAGCGTTTAGGTCGCAGAAACCGTACCGATGACAACATTGAGTTTGGCAAGCAAGAAACGTTCAGGTTACAAGATAGCTATTCAATTCGCTGCTCTCCGCAAGTGTTAGGTCCATTAATTGATGCTGAGATGTGGGCATCACAGATCCTAACGACTGAAATCAACTCAGTGAACGATAACCCACTATTTGATGATGAGAACGATCTTATCCTCAACGCGGGTCACTTCTACGGTGGTCACGTTGCAGCGGTGTGCGATACCCTCAAGCCACTCGTTGCAAACATGGGCGCGTTACTTGAGCGTGAATTAGGCATTTTGGTTGATGATCGTCTTAACGGTGGAATTTCTAACAACTTGGTTGCGCGTGAAGATCTTGGCGACAAAGCTTGGGTACACCACGGTTTCAAAGCAATGCAAATTACCTCTTCTTCTCTTGTTGCAGAAGCACTTAAAAATGCAGGCCCTATGTCAGTATTTTCACGCACAACAGAAGCACTAAACCAAGACATCGTCAGCATGGGCACTATCGCCGCACGTGACCTTCGTCGTATTACAGATCTTATCAAGCCAGTTATTGCTATTCAGGCAATGGCGATCCGCCAGGCATTTTATGTTCATGGGAAAGATGCGAAAGCAGAGAAACTCAACGCACTTTCTCGAGAGTTTTTCGACGAAATTAGCAGCAACTTCCAACCAGTCATTGAAGATAGGCCGATGGATGTCGAAATCAACAATATGGTTAACGCCCTATTTAATGAGCAGTAA
- a CDS encoding ABC transporter ATP-binding protein produces MITIKSLSKSFSKEVLFDNYSQQFDHNRICLAAPNGVGKTTLLSMIAGLDDAFNGDILLQDKKIDKRQTLVALASDNIPFPAFLRAKELLTLTSTAWQCNFPSQLVNDFQFEAFLMTRYADLSSGNKKKLQLINALMRNTPYLLLDEPTAALDAAGCEYIVELVQNYAGMVLMTSHEPEPFLQVGFHSVPLAPKQGS; encoded by the coding sequence ATGATAACGATAAAATCTCTAAGTAAAAGCTTCTCCAAAGAGGTACTGTTTGACAATTATTCACAACAGTTTGACCATAATAGAATTTGTTTAGCGGCGCCGAATGGCGTAGGGAAAACCACCTTACTGAGTATGATTGCTGGGCTTGATGATGCGTTCAATGGCGACATTCTTTTACAAGACAAGAAAATCGATAAACGCCAAACACTTGTTGCACTTGCGTCAGACAATATTCCATTCCCTGCTTTTTTGCGTGCAAAAGAGTTATTAACTCTCACATCAACTGCATGGCAATGTAATTTTCCTTCGCAGCTTGTAAACGACTTTCAGTTTGAAGCCTTTTTAATGACGCGCTACGCGGATCTCTCCTCTGGTAATAAAAAGAAGCTCCAACTTATTAATGCCTTGATGCGTAATACCCCTTATTTATTGCTCGATGAGCCTACTGCGGCTTTGGACGCGGCAGGCTGCGAGTATATCGTTGAACTCGTGCAAAACTACGCAGGTATGGTGCTGATGACAAGCCATGAGCCAGAACCTTTTTTACAAGTTGGATTTCACTCAGTTCCCTTAGCACCGAAGCAGGGTAGTTAA
- a CDS encoding DUF5916 domain-containing protein, giving the protein MNKSNKFWLVLSYPMMSGAVLAEPIVIDGKLNEPQWGSATHFEQFVQVVPVTLASANDKITAKAFATADGVYIGIKNFQNKVERKRQFNIHDRFMQADFNRVVVDFSGDGSSAYQFSVTLGGGSQDGVVTPSLNVDYDWDGDWHYANHIDDTYWTTELLIPWHTVSFQPGDERALAKIGVSVQLYELKSNFIYANHEDTTANSDFFLTMPKITAQIPAHSQLAFVPYFAHQAQFAPVGTSPSERQHQSDVGFDLFYKPSHHQKVSLAVNPDFGQVDIDDVDVNYSAVETLRTDKRPFFTQDISLFDVAALESTKLIHTRRIGASSDDGARAITPIDAALRFVHKGKSVQFGTFAVSESDFSDDIGKQFFAARANYRTEDWQAGVLATKTDRPFLERDAMSYALDGQYRSDTWSFKGTLLQTEVETQKQSVTGQGVSLDAEYQLSLQTKFAARYFAVDDEFDNRDLGYMKRNDWQVSELYGEYSMHPKDSWFTRLKQSLTLRHEQNNAGTDLAARQAYLAQFLLANGGQLNLGLDYYTSGKQDNLGRGTEVFEMPSRVESRVFYQSPYVGDFSWAASIELDQEGISGSAQQYAVDLTWMPHYNWNLKLSNFFRSGDGWLMANGQNRLSEYDRDEFSNKFEFNGRITDNLELSGSLQWTVFEAQSKTIYQLNNGELREVYGDTSFDDRRLASQIKLRYRMGAYSDIFLVYQRGGANFSTLEKSQVGRRDWFGSVADLWQQPVQDLVTFKVRYLF; this is encoded by the coding sequence ATGAATAAAAGCAATAAATTTTGGCTCGTTTTAAGTTATCCCATGATGTCAGGAGCTGTTCTTGCAGAACCTATCGTGATTGATGGTAAATTGAATGAACCGCAGTGGGGTTCTGCTACGCACTTTGAACAATTTGTTCAGGTCGTGCCTGTGACCCTAGCGTCTGCCAATGACAAAATTACGGCAAAAGCTTTTGCAACCGCCGACGGCGTTTATATTGGTATTAAAAACTTCCAGAATAAAGTCGAGCGCAAGCGACAATTCAATATCCATGACCGCTTTATGCAAGCTGACTTCAATCGGGTAGTTGTGGACTTTTCAGGCGATGGTAGTAGTGCATATCAATTTTCGGTGACATTAGGTGGCGGCTCGCAAGATGGTGTTGTAACCCCAAGCTTAAACGTGGATTACGATTGGGATGGGGACTGGCACTATGCCAATCACATTGACGATACGTATTGGACCACGGAATTATTGATCCCTTGGCATACTGTGTCGTTTCAACCGGGAGACGAGCGTGCACTTGCAAAGATTGGGGTTTCGGTACAGTTGTATGAACTTAAAAGTAATTTTATCTATGCAAACCATGAGGATACAACAGCAAATAGCGACTTCTTCCTGACCATGCCAAAGATCACAGCACAGATCCCCGCGCATTCTCAATTGGCATTTGTACCTTACTTTGCGCATCAGGCTCAATTTGCGCCTGTAGGTACTTCGCCTTCAGAGCGCCAGCACCAGTCCGATGTTGGTTTTGATTTGTTCTACAAGCCTTCTCATCATCAGAAGGTGAGTCTTGCCGTGAATCCTGACTTTGGTCAGGTGGATATCGATGATGTCGATGTGAACTATTCTGCAGTAGAAACGCTACGCACCGATAAACGTCCATTTTTCACCCAAGATATTAGCCTTTTTGATGTTGCTGCACTTGAAAGCACTAAGCTTATTCATACGCGTCGCATCGGAGCATCAAGCGACGATGGGGCTCGTGCAATCACCCCCATAGATGCGGCGCTACGATTTGTACATAAAGGAAAGTCGGTACAATTTGGCACCTTTGCTGTGTCTGAGTCAGACTTTTCGGACGATATTGGCAAGCAGTTTTTTGCAGCAAGAGCTAATTATCGTACGGAGGACTGGCAGGCCGGTGTGCTTGCGACCAAAACAGACCGACCTTTTCTTGAGCGCGATGCCATGAGTTATGCCCTTGATGGCCAGTATCGTAGTGATACTTGGTCTTTCAAAGGCACGTTATTACAAACTGAGGTAGAAACACAAAAACAAAGTGTTACAGGTCAAGGTGTATCGCTAGACGCGGAGTATCAACTTTCGTTACAGACGAAGTTCGCTGCTCGCTACTTTGCTGTGGATGACGAATTTGATAACCGTGATCTCGGCTATATGAAACGCAATGACTGGCAGGTGAGCGAGCTTTATGGTGAATACTCGATGCACCCAAAAGACAGCTGGTTTACCAGATTAAAGCAGTCACTCACACTGAGGCATGAGCAAAATAATGCTGGAACAGATTTAGCGGCCAGACAAGCATATTTAGCGCAGTTTTTGTTGGCAAATGGTGGTCAGCTCAATCTCGGGCTAGATTATTACACCAGCGGTAAACAAGACAACTTAGGGCGAGGCACGGAGGTGTTTGAGATGCCAAGCCGTGTGGAGTCTCGGGTATTTTATCAAAGCCCTTATGTGGGAGATTTTTCTTGGGCAGCAAGTATTGAGCTTGACCAAGAAGGAATATCAGGCTCAGCACAGCAATACGCCGTGGATTTGACGTGGATGCCACACTACAACTGGAACCTTAAGTTGAGTAATTTCTTTAGAAGCGGTGATGGCTGGCTGATGGCGAACGGGCAAAACCGCTTGAGTGAATACGACAGAGATGAGTTTTCCAATAAGTTTGAATTTAATGGCCGGATCACCGACAACCTTGAACTCAGTGGTTCGTTACAGTGGACGGTATTTGAAGCGCAAAGTAAGACGATTTATCAACTTAACAATGGTGAGCTTCGTGAAGTTTATGGTGACACGAGCTTTGACGATAGGCGTTTAGCAAGCCAGATAAAACTGCGTTATCGTATGGGTGCATATTCAGATATTTTCTTAGTGTATCAACGAGGAGGTGCAAACTTTTCGACACTTGAAAAGTCGCAGGTCGGGCGCAGAGACTGGTTCGGTAGTGTCGCCGATTTATGGCAACAACCAGTGCAAGACTTAGTGACGTTTAAGGTGCGATATTTATTTTAA
- a CDS encoding DUF6136 family protein → MLYYYRYRKSSLSLSLQAIGQQLQQFGLMIAALFQVYLLGFIAILFMGIGKIVESDNPVAQVQIAWGLLAAQSFILFVFRDAVLDKAHRSYHHTILHRAIHQKVADGLSVLVVHPLLLMTLILCYSIGIEKITQAWHLLFFAVTQFFVALCFIYRPLGTSAGLLMTVIISLAVIEITWYLVAVNLIVFGCAALLPRKVTLSVMVKGLTTFWLSFAYNHYFVLLWRIMMSVLVLWFGAILSVERPDLMANYVPGLVTLNLLWWSSLAIDLKPEVYDRTAYWSSIDKLRSAKQSIWIIVLTAAVCFSVPVYMLLGLSVVSLLPYVFLPLLVLSALKSPQHLAMTWLSTLVLSYTAYVLL, encoded by the coding sequence ATGCTCTATTACTATCGCTACAGAAAATCATCACTCTCTCTATCGCTGCAAGCGATAGGTCAGCAACTTCAGCAATTTGGCTTGATGATAGCTGCGCTGTTTCAAGTGTACTTGCTAGGTTTTATTGCAATACTATTTATGGGTATAGGTAAAATTGTAGAAAGTGATAATCCCGTCGCACAGGTACAAATTGCATGGGGATTACTTGCGGCGCAAAGCTTTATTCTGTTTGTGTTTCGAGATGCGGTTTTGGATAAAGCGCACAGAAGTTACCACCACACGATCCTACATCGTGCCATCCATCAAAAAGTGGCGGATGGGTTGTCTGTACTTGTTGTTCACCCCTTATTATTGATGACCCTAATTCTCTGCTACTCGATTGGAATTGAGAAAATCACACAAGCGTGGCACTTACTGTTTTTTGCGGTGACGCAATTCTTCGTTGCCCTATGCTTTATTTATCGGCCCTTGGGGACAAGTGCTGGGTTATTGATGACAGTAATCATCAGCCTTGCTGTTATCGAAATTACTTGGTATTTGGTTGCTGTAAACTTGATAGTGTTTGGCTGTGCTGCCTTGCTACCGCGTAAAGTGACGTTATCGGTAATGGTTAAAGGGTTGACGACATTTTGGCTGAGCTTTGCTTACAACCACTATTTTGTGTTGCTCTGGCGCATTATGATGAGTGTGTTGGTGCTATGGTTTGGCGCGATTTTGAGTGTGGAGCGCCCCGATCTGATGGCAAATTACGTTCCGGGTCTGGTGACGTTAAATCTATTATGGTGGTCGAGTCTTGCGATTGATCTCAAACCTGAAGTCTACGACCGCACTGCATATTGGTCGAGTATAGATAAGCTGCGATCGGCAAAGCAGAGTATCTGGATTATTGTGCTGACGGCTGCCGTCTGTTTTTCAGTGCCTGTCTATATGTTATTAGGACTGAGTGTAGTGAGTCTATTACCCTATGTCTTTCTGCCACTTTTAGTGTTAAGTGCATTAAAAAGTCCACAGCATTTAGCTATGACTTGGCTCAGCACCTTAGTGCTGAGCTATACCGCGTATGTGCTTTTGTAA
- a CDS encoding AMP-binding protein, whose translation MQTYSAIRSTLMQLIEAELEVDKEQLDVISDDANLIEAPLFLDSVDLMQLSAACKKAFQLKDLGELSTVTLATLTRQIALNLTQQKQATPLETWADQVTSLKETDLLEQIQRSLDCEIIGQARLIKDSTPCDIIVSTMVLLAHNITPVLSANAAANANAFSWRELTLSNQEVEIPFRSMTAFLQQHSDKTIGFETSGSTGKPQTWHKSIASLHAEAVTFADTFSFDAVDYFCACVDIRHMFGFIWAFMLPLQLGKPVCYELGSTPDLQPVKDKQVGVILTPTMFDFVADQLSQNHCYLISSGAPFKGEKEQKLADLISYLSLSIQAFEVLGSTETGGIGYRQLGNNETHFTKFTAVDIYQNAEHKTMLRSPFLVANCEEFELKDKLIFSNENQFTHGGRADQIFKYAGKRYSLQSIEKILQERFVGLRHRVFFIEDNNNNKGGELVAFVEGLSCIPTLQDIRSWFKDLPTPQVHFLAQFPENELGKITLSALQECVHE comes from the coding sequence ATGCAAACATACAGTGCCATTCGTTCAACACTCATGCAACTGATTGAAGCTGAGTTAGAAGTAGATAAAGAACAACTAGACGTAATAAGTGACGACGCCAATTTAATTGAGGCGCCACTGTTTCTCGACTCGGTCGACCTTATGCAGTTATCTGCTGCATGTAAAAAAGCGTTCCAATTAAAAGACTTGGGCGAATTGAGCACTGTAACTTTGGCGACACTAACACGTCAAATAGCGTTAAACTTAACGCAACAAAAACAAGCAACCCCCTTAGAGACTTGGGCAGATCAAGTCACCTCTCTCAAAGAGACTGATTTACTAGAACAGATACAACGTAGTCTAGATTGTGAGATCATCGGTCAGGCTCGCCTTATCAAAGACAGCACGCCCTGCGATATCATTGTGAGCACTATGGTGTTATTAGCGCACAATATCACTCCGGTATTAAGTGCGAATGCGGCCGCGAACGCCAATGCGTTTAGCTGGCGAGAACTCACGCTTTCCAATCAAGAGGTAGAAATTCCGTTTCGTTCCATGACGGCATTTTTACAACAGCATAGCGATAAGACTATTGGCTTTGAAACGTCAGGCAGCACAGGCAAGCCACAAACTTGGCATAAATCCATCGCCTCACTCCATGCTGAAGCCGTCACCTTTGCTGACACTTTCTCGTTTGACGCAGTAGATTATTTCTGTGCTTGCGTTGATATCCGCCACATGTTCGGTTTTATTTGGGCATTTATGCTCCCTCTGCAGCTTGGCAAACCGGTGTGTTACGAACTCGGTTCAACACCGGATTTACAACCTGTAAAAGACAAACAGGTAGGTGTGATCTTAACGCCAACTATGTTTGACTTTGTGGCCGATCAGTTAAGTCAAAACCACTGCTACTTAATAAGCTCAGGTGCACCATTCAAAGGTGAGAAAGAGCAAAAACTTGCCGACCTTATTTCTTACCTATCGCTTTCAATACAAGCTTTTGAGGTACTAGGAAGCACTGAAACCGGCGGTATCGGCTATCGTCAATTAGGCAACAACGAAACGCACTTTACTAAGTTCACTGCGGTCGACATTTATCAAAATGCCGAGCACAAAACCATGTTGAGATCGCCGTTTTTAGTGGCTAATTGTGAAGAGTTTGAGCTCAAAGATAAGCTGATTTTCAGCAATGAAAACCAATTCACACACGGTGGGCGCGCAGACCAAATATTTAAATATGCAGGTAAACGCTACTCGCTACAAAGTATAGAAAAAATCCTCCAAGAACGCTTTGTGGGACTTCGCCATCGCGTCTTTTTTATCGAGGACAATAACAATAATAAAGGGGGCGAGCTGGTCGCCTTTGTCGAAGGACTATCTTGCATCCCTACACTTCAGGACATCAGAAGTTGGTTTAAAGATTTACCCACGCCGCAGGTTCATTTTTTGGCGCAATTTCCAGAAAACGAGCTCGGCAAAATCACCCTCTCGGCACTACAGGAATGCGTACATGAATAA
- a CDS encoding winged helix-turn-helix domain-containing protein, whose translation MVCFGHWQFDLQQDCLTHRQSQETVKLEPQMARLLALFIEYHNEVLEKYWLTEQLWQHAVVEPNSLYQLLTKLRKVLGDDPKNPIYIKTIPKRGYRFIAPLERHEIAPRHTAKPVKTIAKSRIFSLSAVAMAVLCFGAIAFFNQTPTEKTPSRYETSSLSHELGLEFDVDAHQSKDLIAYVKDFTHLIIANKQGFQLNEHRFDSRISFPSWSPDSDKLAFWQYQGSGCQLHVMTAAGQFFHSSQILPCQVGTKPVWKNDKELILTFGQYNAKAAHLYRLESHQLVKLPLALAANEQLKMALRAWQDKIYYLVQDKQGLARLQTLDGTVHLKWSAPVTSVAFDVYHQAVIASQYGSLSRHFRDGDSQAIKETEIGLYTSFSSDNRGDIFAALESFQVNIKDRDDFPLFSSSSIDYLPLTNSLGETAFMSRRSGVCEVYLYRDDKISQLSFHQGHEYVGFLVWSPELSYLASNRDNDLVIYDRKRPLTQFNSQLSQPVKSMGWIDEQTLWAYDGETLNQYSLSGALISSHDSTADFVFYHPERQTWFVLQQTLLLEYETLFESDSEALNKYALSQKQTNQFSNLRIRGNDIYWQSAWSKEDYIWQLTLMPEQNPTLKKVGHLIWHYDIDALGDLLIAKMESVEGDIKKLTRLPEAAN comes from the coding sequence ATGGTTTGTTTTGGACATTGGCAGTTTGATCTCCAGCAAGATTGCCTAACACATAGACAAAGCCAAGAAACCGTAAAACTTGAGCCACAGATGGCAAGGTTGCTCGCGCTTTTTATTGAGTATCATAACGAAGTGCTTGAGAAATATTGGCTTACCGAGCAGCTGTGGCAACACGCGGTTGTCGAACCCAATAGCCTTTATCAGCTACTGACTAAACTGCGAAAAGTGCTTGGGGACGACCCTAAAAACCCGATTTACATCAAAACAATCCCAAAGCGGGGCTATCGCTTTATCGCGCCACTAGAAAGACATGAAATAGCGCCTCGGCATACGGCAAAACCAGTAAAAACAATCGCCAAGTCCCGTATTTTTTCACTCAGTGCCGTCGCAATGGCGGTTTTATGCTTTGGTGCAATCGCCTTTTTTAATCAAACACCGACTGAAAAAACACCATCACGCTACGAAACCTCAAGCCTCAGCCATGAGCTTGGCCTTGAATTTGACGTTGATGCCCACCAAAGCAAAGATCTCATCGCCTATGTAAAAGATTTTACCCACCTTATTATTGCCAACAAACAAGGCTTTCAATTAAATGAACATCGCTTTGATTCGCGGATCAGTTTTCCAAGTTGGAGTCCCGATTCAGACAAACTGGCTTTTTGGCAATATCAAGGTAGTGGCTGCCAACTTCATGTTATGACTGCCGCAGGGCAATTTTTTCATAGCTCGCAAATTCTTCCTTGCCAAGTTGGTACTAAACCCGTTTGGAAAAATGACAAAGAGCTCATCCTAACGTTCGGCCAATATAATGCCAAAGCAGCACACCTTTACCGGCTTGAGTCTCATCAATTGGTTAAGCTGCCACTTGCTTTGGCAGCTAATGAGCAGTTAAAAATGGCCCTTCGAGCATGGCAAGATAAAATCTATTATTTGGTTCAAGATAAACAAGGGTTAGCAAGACTACAAACGCTTGATGGCACGGTACATCTAAAGTGGTCAGCCCCAGTCACTTCAGTTGCGTTTGATGTTTATCATCAAGCCGTTATTGCGAGTCAATATGGTAGCCTATCGCGACACTTTAGAGACGGTGACAGTCAAGCCATCAAAGAGACGGAAATTGGCTTATACACAAGCTTCTCAAGCGATAATCGCGGCGATATATTCGCGGCATTGGAGAGTTTTCAAGTTAATATAAAAGACCGAGATGATTTCCCCTTATTTTCAAGCTCAAGCATCGATTATCTACCACTGACCAACAGCTTGGGGGAAACGGCATTTATGTCGAGGCGCAGCGGCGTATGCGAGGTGTATCTATATCGCGATGATAAAATCAGTCAGCTTTCCTTTCATCAGGGGCATGAGTACGTTGGTTTTTTAGTATGGAGTCCAGAGCTGAGCTATTTGGCCTCAAACCGTGATAACGATTTAGTGATATACGACCGAAAACGCCCACTCACCCAGTTCAATTCACAGCTGAGTCAGCCCGTCAAAAGCATGGGCTGGATAGATGAGCAAACACTATGGGCTTATGACGGCGAAACATTAAACCAATACAGCTTGTCTGGGGCGCTTATCAGCAGCCATGACAGTACAGCTGACTTTGTCTTTTATCACCCCGAAAGACAAACTTGGTTTGTGCTACAACAAACCCTACTGCTGGAGTACGAGACGCTCTTCGAAAGCGACTCAGAAGCGTTAAATAAATATGCGCTAAGTCAAAAGCAAACCAATCAATTTAGTAACTTAAGAATTCGCGGCAACGACATCTATTGGCAATCCGCTTGGTCAAAAGAGGACTACATTTGGCAACTCACCTTAATGCCAGAGCAAAACCCTACGCTTAAAAAAGTCGGCCACTTGATTTGGCACTACGATATCGACGCGCTTGGGGATCTACTCATAGCAAAAATGGAAAGTGTAGAAGGCGATATCAAGAAACTGACTCGCCTACCTGAAGCTGCTAACTAA